From a region of the Lactuca sativa cultivar Salinas chromosome 4, Lsat_Salinas_v11, whole genome shotgun sequence genome:
- the LOC111884990 gene encoding uncharacterized protein LOC111884990, whose protein sequence is MDKSWMGAYKTSETYVKGVAEFIKYAVRNYKISKHMDPADTKKKIRIPCPCVKCVNHICHSVDVVDDHLFRNGIDQTYTNWNKHGETEEPPRSYVYEHNFDMDTSNVVDSTNMNTETPTDAAETIEMVEAVEENFIGNPDKFREMIEDAEKPLYTGRLNFTKLSAIIQLLNLKKGNEMYSGTYEAKKAFKAMGSGYTKIHACVNNCILYRKEYTDLVACPTCGKSRWKVDEQKNKIYNNIPAKCLWYFPIIPCFKRLFQSKTTAKDLTWHTTERMVDVGVLSHPADSPAWAAIDDKYPDFASEPRNLRLGISADGVDVNRGNRSHSVWPILTVIYNLPPWLCMKRKFIMLSLLISGTPGNDIDVFLAPFIEDLQLLFDFGVETYDAYAQEHFKLRAVVLWTINDYPALGTLSGCPYSGFQGCVVYGEETHYIRLPESNKQSYAGHRRFLPYDHPFRRQKKAFNGQQEFSPSPEPMNGEEIYNRVKFIINKWGKVNKGKEAKIQQATSGRGGNMNKKKRKSHQLGTSDMGQQNNTYWKKFNICKEIIVDELDKLQEELCVTLCLLEKHFPPSFFDVMIHLTVHLTREVKLRGPIFFRWMYLFERYMKVIKGHVRNKNRPEGCIAEENVVEETIEFFSQFVKRMDIVGIPPDNHNNCGIHKGVHSSSITDGTPVSAAKSVEVSAKLFSKAHFFVLQNTSEVLPYIKRHMEFLEHLHPTKR, encoded by the exons ATGGATAAGTCTTGGATGGGAGCATACAAAACATCAGAAACCTATGTAAAAGGTGTTGCAGAATTTATCAAATATGCAGTGCGCAATTACAAGATTTCTAAACATATGGATCCTGCAGATACCAAAAAAAAGATAAGAATTCCCTGTCCATGTGTTAAGTGTGTAAACCACATATGTCATTCGGTGGATGTGGTAGATGATCATCTATTCAGGAATGGAATTGATCAAACATACACAAATTGGAATAAGCATGGAGAAACAGAAGAACCACCAAGAAGTTATGTATATGAACATAATTTTGACATGGATACGTCAAACGTTGTAGATTCCACGAACATGAACACAGAAACGCCAACAGATGCTGCAGAAACTATAGAGATGGTTGAAGCTGTAGAAGAAAATTTTATTGGGAACCCTGATAAGTTTAGAGAAATGATAGAGGATGCCGAAAAGCCCCTATACACAGGGCGTCTTAATTTCACAAAGTTATCTGCAATCATTCAACTACTCAACTTGAAGA AAGGAAACGAAATGTACAGTGGTACGTATGAGGCAAAAAAAGCATTTAAGGCAATGGGTTCAGGGTATACTAAGATACATGCTTGTGTCAACAATTGTATACTTTACAGAAAAGAATACACAGATTTGGTAGCATGTCCTACTTGTGGTAAATCAAGATGGAAGGTTgatgaacaaaaaaataaaatttacaacaaTATTCCTGCAAAATGTTTGTGGTACTTTCCAATTATTCCGTGCTTCAAGCGTCTTTTCCAGTCTAAGACAACTGCAAAAGATTTAACATGGCACACAACAGAAAGAATGGTGGATGTTGGAGTTTTAAGTCACCCAGCTGATTCACCAGCATGGGCTGCCATTGATGACAAATATCCTGATTTTGCTAGCGAACCAAGGAATTTGCGACTAGGCATTTCGGCGGACGGGGTTGATGTGAACAGAGGAAATAGGAGTCATAGTGTTTGGCCTATTTTAACTGTCATTTACAACCTTCCACCATGGTTGTGTATGAAGAGAAAGTTCATCATGCTTTCGTTATTGATTTCGGGAACACCAGGAAACGATATTGATGTGTTCCTAGCACCTTTTATTGAAGATCTgcaattattatttgattttggagtTGAAACATACGATGCATATGCACAAGAGCATTTTAAACTACGCGCAGTTGTGTTATGGACTATTAATGATTATCCTGCTTTAGGTACATTAAGTGGTTGCCCGTACAGCGGTTTTCAAGGTTGTGTTGTGTATGGTGAAGAGACACACTACATTAGACTCCCTGAATCGAATAAGCAGAGTTATGCTGGTCATAGAAGATTTCTACCGTATGATCACCCGTTCAGAAGACAAAAGAAGGCATTCAATGGACAACAAGAGTTCTCACCCTCTCCAGAACCTATGAATGGGGAGGAAATATATAATAGggttaaatttataattaataaatgggGAAAGGTTAATAAGGGCAAGGAGGCAAAAATCCAACAAGCAACAAGTGGAAGAGGTGGGaatatgaataaaaaaaaaagaaaatcacACCAATTGGGTACTTCAGATATGGGCCAGCAAAATAATACATATTGGAAGAAATTCAATATATG CAAAGAAATCATAGTGGATGAGCTCGATAAGTTGCAAGAGGAGTTATGTGTAACCTTATGTCTTCTTGAGAAACACTTTCCACCATCATTTTTTGATGTGATGATTCATTTAACCGTTCATCTCACTAGGGAAGTAAAATTACGCGGTCCAATATTCTTTAGATGGATGTACCTATTCGAAAGGTATATGAAGGTTATTAAGGGGCACGTGCGAAACAAAAATAGACCAGAAGGATGCATTGCTGAAGAGAATGTTGTAGAAGAGACAATTGAGTTTTTTAGTCAATTCGTTAAAAGGATGGATATTGTTGGTATTCCACCTGACAATCATAACAATTGTGGAATTCATAAAGGTGTACATAGTAGTTCTATTACGGACGGTACTCCTGTATCAGCTGCTAAATCGGTAGAAGTTTCTGCAAAACTATTCAGCAAAGCACATTTCTTTGTATTGCAAAATACATCTGAAGTACTCCCATATATCAA GCGACACATGGAATTTTTGGAACATCTACACCCTACTAAACGATAG